From Pandoraea norimbergensis, the proteins below share one genomic window:
- a CDS encoding electron transfer flavoprotein subunit beta/FixA family protein — protein sequence MKVLVPVKRVVDYNVKVRVKSDGSGVDIANVKMSMNPFDEIAVEEAVRLKEAGVATEVIAVSAGVAQSQETLRTALAIGADRAILIESDEELQPLAVAKLLKAVVDKEQPQLVILGKQAIDDDSNQTGQMLAALAKLPQATFASKVTVADNRAQVTREVDGGLETISLSLPAVITTDLRLNEPRYVTLPNIMKAKKKPLETVKPADLGVDVAPRLKTLKVAEPPKRSAGVKVADVATLVDKLKTEAKVL from the coding sequence AGTGGATTACAACGTAAAGGTTCGCGTGAAGAGCGACGGCAGTGGCGTCGACATTGCGAACGTGAAGATGTCGATGAATCCGTTCGACGAAATCGCGGTGGAAGAGGCGGTGCGTCTGAAGGAAGCGGGCGTGGCGACGGAAGTGATTGCGGTGTCCGCGGGTGTGGCGCAATCGCAAGAGACGCTGCGTACGGCGCTGGCGATCGGTGCGGATCGCGCGATCCTGATCGAATCGGACGAAGAACTGCAACCGCTGGCCGTGGCCAAGTTGCTCAAGGCCGTGGTCGACAAGGAGCAGCCGCAACTGGTGATCCTGGGCAAGCAGGCCATCGACGACGACTCGAACCAAACCGGCCAGATGCTCGCGGCACTCGCGAAGCTGCCGCAGGCGACGTTTGCTTCGAAGGTGACCGTGGCGGATAACCGCGCACAGGTCACGCGCGAAGTGGACGGCGGTCTGGAAACGATCTCGCTGTCGCTGCCGGCGGTCATCACGACCGACTTGCGCCTGAATGAGCCGCGTTATGTGACGCTGCCCAACATCATGAAGGCGAAGAAGAAGCCGCTCGAGACGGTCAAGCCTGCCGATCTGGGCGTGGATGTGGCGCCGCGTCTGAAGACGCTGAAGGTGGCCGAGCCGCCCAAGCGCAGCGCAGGGGTGAAGGTGGCGGACGTGGCAACGCTCGTCGACAAACTGAAGACCGAAGCCAAGGTCCTGTAA